Within Takifugu flavidus isolate HTHZ2018 chromosome 12, ASM371156v2, whole genome shotgun sequence, the genomic segment TTTGTACTAAGACCAAAACCTAAACTATTCGTGATAAGAACACTTTACTTCCGCCACAGTTACGTAATCCAAACCTCAGAATTACTCTGGCGTGCCAGGCTGCTCGGGCGCTTTGTACTTCATATTTCTttggttctgcagcagcttggTGCTCTGCTGCACGTCCAGCTCGTTGCTATGGTTTAACAGTGGGGACTTGaaaagatccccccccccccactccaaaAATCTCTGCCGGGTGACACATTTCTGCCTTTGCACCGTAGATACCAACACACTGCCGGGCCCTGTGGTCTCCACATAGTAACTTTATGTTCATTTCACTCCTGTAAAGTTGGACATGTTAAAAAATGTCCCTTGGATTTGGTTTTAAAAAGACACAATTCAGCTTGTCTGAAGATTGTATTACTTGAAGGTAGCAACGGTCCGAAGAGATGATGGAAGCACTGAGGAGCCTGTGGACAGTATCTGGTCAGGCTCATTTATGGGAGTCGACTGCATTGTCAATAAAGAATCCAGATGCAATTACGGAAGTTCTTGTTTCCATCCGGTGTCCCAGCATAATCAAGTAGCGTTGTGTTCAGGCGCCAGTTGGTTTTGTTCTACTGAACAACAGGTGACAAACTTCTTGTCTCATATTTTGTGGTCTCTACCAGAGGTGGTGGGTTAAACCTGCGGACTGGGTTAATTGGTTTAAGTTTGAGAACTGAGGTGCTGTGGTTGCCAGGGGAACCCAAGAGCAGGACTGGATCGGGGCCTGTGATATACAGtggactgtttttgttcttgttcATAGCGAACTACAATCATTAGTCCCAGGCGCCACATTTAAACGCAGAGTTTTGTTTGTACATTCTTTCCTCTGCTGTGTTGCTAACCCCTGTCGTTCTGTACCCAGATTATCTTTAGCTGCAGACGTTGATCATTGCTGTCTTGTTGTTGTGTGTATAGGCATTTTTCTACACTTTACATGGGTAAATAACTCCCAGTTTGAAGAGAACATTAagaacaccaccaccaccacgctaACGTCCTAAATATGCCTAGTCGGGCATGACGGCCTGACCTTTACACGATCCCCCTCCACAATAATGGTTGACATAAGAGACAAGCAGTCAGCATTTATTAGCTCTCATAGAAGAACCCTAAATAAATTAGCTGGAGAGGCTTGCGCTGCTGGTAGCCCTATAAAACTACTGACTGTTGAAGGACCTGCTGCTTTAAAGTCTGTGcaagaatttaaaaaagaatcatGTGCATCAGTGGGCAGCTTGTCAGGTTTCATCAGATAGCAGCATACTCGGCAGAAATAATTAGGCTTACAGCTATGAAACACGGTCATTGTTCTATTTTCTTTGTGAGGCACATTACAcatactgtgtgtttgtgtgtgtgtgtgtgtgtgtgtgtgtgtgtgtgtgtgtgtgtgtgtgtgtgtgtgtgggattttCACGCTCTGGTCTTTGATGCTTCAGACTTTAATTGAAAAGACAAAGCTAATTTGGAGCTCAACCTACACAATCTGTTCCAGTAATGATGCTGCTGTGAAATATAACAGTGAATTGAACATATAGAGCACTGGATTGTGCACGTTTCTGTTGTCTACTGTATGCAATTTTCAATAAGTTCCTATAAACGGATTATGTGGATAATTCGTATATTGTGGCTTGTTTCGCGCATCAGAATGCGTTTGTCACTGTTGACCCCTTCTGAGTGAACTCCCTGCACCAAGAAATGATGAAATTTATAATAAATGAGAtaataaaatccttttttttcacTCTAACTTTGGCGGCGCGTGTTAGCCTGAACTGGTGCatagcatgtgtgtgtcagacatCTGCAGCTTAACGGGAGGATTGGTGATTGGAATGGATTATTATTAAAGCTGCACAGGTGAAAGAACAGTATTCGCAGGTAATTAAGTCGAATTAACCCATGTTAACGTGTGTTTAGCAACACCTTAATCAGATGTAATCCAGGGCTGCGCTTTTCATCGCCATCCGACCGCCGAAAGGTGTTTTTTCATTACGGTGTTAATGTGTGGACAGCTGCCAGGCCGACTCTCACCTCCTGccctccttctgtctcttctGTCGCCGTCTTTCCCTGACAAATCTTCATCTGTTGCCTCTCTGAGCTCCCGATGACACCATCTTGCTGTTTACACACTCACTAGTGACAGCACCCGGTTTGTTTGTGGTGGCACGTAGACTCCATTTGCTCAAAAAGGCATGaaaaaactggggggggggggggggggtgtttcctCGTGTGAAGCAGCGAGCTCCAAGAACAGCAGCCGCTTTTGCCTTATTCACCTGTGTTGTGACGGACATTTTTCACATCGATCTGTACGGAAAGCACTTGTGTAGAGGCGGAGGAGTGAAGCTGCCTCTTCCTGGGACAGGGCGGGAACGGTCCAATCAATGGAGGAATGTGACTGCACCATGTCGAACCCACTGGAGGTAGACGGCAGAAACCTCAGACAGGTAACGGCTCCTTTTGTGCCGTCATCTGACTCTTGGCTGGCTTGAAAGAGAGACAAAGGAAGAAGGTGTATTATAATGTGGTGCTCGGTCCACAGGAACCTCCAAAAGAGTCTGTGGAAGATGATATTAGTAAGTCATTGATGCTGGAACATGAGACTAGTCTGTGCATAATGGGAGGCCAGGATTCATGGTCTCTCATTGTAAGGGATACAACCCCATAGCTTTAATGGAGACTCCTAACTTAGGATGTGGTTCTCTTCATAACATTGGTGTTACTGCAGCCTGGACAAGCCAAAGATTCGTAGATTTAATAACATACAATTCCAAGACTATCAAGACTAGACGATTTGGCTTAAGGGGGAATTTGTAGCAAAGCAGAATTATTTTGAGTGCGTCAGTTGAAGAGGCTGCTTTTCTGCCATGATGGCTCCCAGGATGCTGTGtagcttttattatttatggTGTTTCCATAGTAATGAGGCAGGGGAGGTGCATACTCAGACAGCTGGTAGATTGGCCcagcccctgtgtgtgtgtgtgtgcgtgtgtgtgagaaagtaTGAAGGGCTgtgggagggatgggggggttcaCTGTCCTCATGAGAACGGGGGCTCGGGTCGTTTGCCATGCATTTTTCCTGCACTGCATCATTTCACGTGTGTCACCAATCTGACCAGCAAATCCCGCTGTGTCAGCAAATCCTGCGGCTGATTCACCGAGTGATTTCAGTTAAAACCAACTTTAAGTCACGCATGGAAACGTGCACGTCAGACACATTTCCGGGATCCTTGCTGGGAGTTTGTAGTATAACTCCTTCCTTAGTAATCATCATTCCCACCCAGTCCCACCCAATTGTGAGGCGCACCGACCATTGGGATAGTCCGGAGTCTCTAATCGGCCTCAAGTTCAAATCTGTGTTCTTTGGGAAGACATTGGAGTTGGAGGAGGAACCAAAAACATTACAAAAACCCTCAACCACATAGCTAACTCACAACCGCCTCATTAGGCAAGAGTACTGTGGCTTTTCCACTCGCACCTCGACACCAGACAGCTTTTTCCACTGGAGGTACGAGGTATTGAGAGGTGCTATATGGATTGGATAGGTAAAAAGTAACTAATCTGGTCAGGTTCCAAGCCAATTGACCAGGGGAGTGATGTTTCCGAGCCACCAGCCCAACAGCCTTGCTATGGGGGCCCCACCCACGTCCAGGGGGTCCTCAATCGTACTGGAAAATCACCGAGAACCAACCGTTCCGTGCAGGGTCCAGCCACGCGCTGGCGTGCCGACACTGCGGAAAAAGGCCTCATTACTGCCGCGGCACGGCGGAATTGTTTGGTTTACTCTAATCATTTCTGCTTAATCTTAATTGGTTTGTTCCTACACAgttttccagtttatgtgtgaTTGTTGTGGCCACAATTCCCGATTTGGATAATTCTCAGATTTAATGCTTTCAAAATTAGCGACGTCGGTGTCAAAGAGATGCTGAAAGCTGTTTGTGATGTGTCTGCACGTGCATTCTATTCCCACAAATGCAGAGGCTGACGCGGCATTTTCTTGGAAACGTCTCATGGCGGCACACGCGTTTTTATCTATATAGTACTTTTCCCAAAGGTCAGATTTTTGAACCCTGCCCTCCAGACGCTGGTGCGAAACCTTTCAATTGTGGTTTTTCTCAGCTACGATTAGATAAACCGCGTTGTTGCTGCTGATTCCTCACATGCTCAAGCGAAATCATAGAGtggaaaacatacatttatGCCCTCCAGGTTCACCGCGTGGCTTTTAAGAAGCTTGTGCTGTGGCTGCTTTGTGTGATGAGGAGAAAAGTATTCTCCTGTGAAGCAGCGTCATGGTGAACGGGATTGAGTTTCGTCCCTCATCCGGGTGGGAAAATCCCCAGAAGGCTTTGACATTCCCTTTACTCATCCATTTGCTATTTACTGTGTTTGCTAGTTCAGCAGACAACAAGGGAGGTATTACTTCCTCGCGTGGGTGCAtgtatttgctttattttccactTCCTCATGTGACTCTACTCGTGGCGTCACGGTGTGACATCACAGCTTTGGGTTGGCagacatgtaaaaaaaaagtctgtgtCACTGCGGCTCACTTCACTGTCGCTTGGGTGCAGATTTTCAAACATCCACCATAGAGCTGCTTAGCAACTTAGCAGTTCATagcaggttttttcttttcaggtttCCCTGCTTCAGTCAACAGTGAATATTCTTCAAACTGGGGAAACACCTGGAACCAGGTAATGCGGTTGTCATCCTTTCATTTTCAGGACTGTTCAGGATCATTTCTTGTAAATCTAACCAGGAAATGAAAGGATGATGGTTGTGGTTTGATGAGACTTTGGTCTCCGTTGGTTTTTAATTCATTGTTAAACCCAAGTCAAAGTCTTTGAAGTGGTGGAAGAGAGAATTAGTCAATACTAGAATAATAAGGTGTAGTATAAGGCATTCCCAACTCGGGTACGGGACAGTGCCGCCCCAGTCTCAACAGGGTTCAGTCAGATTAAGATGTTTGGGGCTGAAGGACCTGAAGGACGTTTGCTCAGGTTGTCTTTCTGTAGCTTCAGACTCTGCTTTCTAAATGCTTTTACTGTTTAAAAGCACCTAACTGAGAAATGTACTGGGAAGCCTGAACTGGTCTCTCCGTGTTCACTGGACTGGTTTTTGATGACCGGTGCCAAAATGAACTAGTTTGTGCCGGACTTCCTTCCAACAACCGACGGTGTAACATTTACAACCATCGGTtggaaaaaatgtgttttttttcccttaactATTTGGAAAAACAAGCCTGAGCTCTTCCAAAGGTTCAGGATGTCGGAACTCGGAACTCTCAATCCTTCGATTTGGGGCCGCATGGCATCGTGTATCTGCAGCTAAATGTTGTAATTGAGAGAAAATCAGGGAGAAAGTAATCAGAGGAGTGAAGAGTGTCCAAGATAAAGTTAAAATCGTCACGTGTCCACgtgtttttactgttttcacAGGCGAGGTGTAACTGCAGCATAACTGAAAATGTCGGATAATGGGGAGGTCGAGGACAAGCCCCCAGCCCCGCCCATGCGGAACACCAGCACCATGATTGGCTCCTCCATCAAGGACCCCACCCCCCTCAACCACAGCtctaagcccctcccacccaaCCCAgaggacaagaagaaaaaagaccGGTCCATCCGCTTCatcctgacaggaggaggcgATAAAAGTGAGTGGCACAAACATCCCACCCAGTGTCCCCAAATATTATTACCCAAGATCTCTTAAAATCTTCGGAAACATTTTGTATATTTGTAACAAATTCTTCCAATGCCAGgtcacagaaaaaagaaaaagaaaaagaaatgtaaagTCTGTTCCCGTCTTTGCTAGGCTACGCTTGCCATGTTAGTCCATTATGGAAAGCTGTTGATCTTGGCTGGTCATCATAGTGGGCAGAAGATCTCCTCACCAGTATGTCTCATctcctttgtttgtgttttttttcccagcttaCAAGAAGAAGGAACGTCCAGAAATTTCCCTGCCGTCTGATTTCGAACACACCATCCATGTTGGCTTTGACGCTGTCACGGGAGAGTTTACTGTAAGTGTGTTGTGAGATTATCAAAGACACTTATAGCACCACAAAGCCATGTTCTCATGGAAAAGGGACCTTCTTGTTGAACGATTCACCTGATCAAGCTTCAGCGGGAACGCGGACACAGGTGACTTGAGGGACTTGAGCCACGTGAAAGAGCTGTCTGTTCATCACAGAGCTGAACCGGGTGGATGTAAAGGGGAATGTGTGATGGAGTGACCcagaaaggagaaagagagagtgggagagagctGCGAAATAACTAGATGTGACCTGAATATTCATTCAAAGTACAAATATTGTATGACAAGCCAGCTTTGTTCGGAGTCTGCGTGAAGCCTCCCACTCTCTAAAGCCAAAGCCTTGGACGGCCgttgaggggttttttttgctcttaGGACAGGTAGCACGGCTAACCGCCACGAACTGCCCAGGCACAACCACCTACGTTTTAGACGCCTCCCTCTGTTGGTGATATGGTGTACAAGGCATGAGTGACTTTCTTGGCAATCATTAAACATCTGGTTACAAACCCCCTCTGAAGTCTCTGAGGACTTCCTGGAgatggtgtgtgttcttgtactttcTACAGAGAGGTTGAACTGGGGTtatgttggggttagggtaaggggctgggtaatgcattatacctatgaaagtcctcacaaagagacAAGaacgaggatgtgtgtgtgtgtgtgcaggggatGCCGGAGCAGTGGGCCCGACTCCTTCAGACATCCAACatcaccaaactggagcagaagaagaatccTCAGGCTGTCCTCgatgttttaaagttttatgACTCGAAAGAAACGGCCAACAGTCAGAAGTATATGAGCttcacaggtacacacacacacacacatgcgcacagaTTTGAAAGTccgttgggtttttttgttcatttgcttGCTAATAATTGTAAAAAATCCATctgaatttcttttttcttgactTTTTCCTCTGATTTTCTGTGCAGATAAAAACACAGACCCCTACTGCTCTTCCGCCACGATGGTAAGTCCTCGTCGGCTCCTCTCAATCCACTTCCACATGCATTATTCATCTTCTGCAGGCGGGTTTGAGCAAACGGTGGATCGTGGGTGAAGCCAATGCATTAATTGAATGTTTTGCTTGATCTGTCAGACCTTTTGTGGCATCAGCTCTGCCACTTAAAAGCCTTTGGAATTCTTTATATCTCCTGCAGAGATCTACTCACTCGCTGCTGCGCCTGCTTGAGCTTCTCCCGTATTCACGCACGATTCTCGTCCTGCAGATTTATCCACAGTCATGattaatctgatttaaaataGTAACGCGGTTAGCCCATCTGCAGCGGAGAAGGATTCTTTCGGGCAGTTTGTCCAAGTCGATTTACCATCACAGTTGATCCGGTTGTAACAGGCTACAAACGATACAGATGGAAGACGGTAAACAGCGCGTTGGCCCTCTCGATGGACGAATAACCCCACAATGGAACAGTCGGCCGTCATTATATACTATGCACGCTCTGCTGGAAAGAGTTTTCTTTTCAGCGAAGCGTTTCCAGCTTAAAATACCACATTAACGGGATGCTAGTCGGCATTCTGCTAGCGCTTCAGCTAACCCGCCGCCCAGCTTGAGATAAACGACCCTCCCTTCTTTCCTGAGTCTGTTTGCTCGTGCAAAAATGGTAAATGATTAATATAGATTAAAAATCATTCAGCGCCGAATCGCGATTAATCGAAATTAATCCACAGAAACCTTGTGATTAATCAAATTAGTCATTGGAATCGTTTGACAACACTAATATGGAGACATGGTTTATTTCAAGTCAATAGATTTGATTTTGTTGTCGTCAATTCTGCCTGCGAGTTAGCTCAAATGAACTGATATTTTCTTATGTCGGAGGTGGAGATGTGATAAAGCAAGCTGAAACACAAGGTTCTTTTACTTAAGTGAATtataacaaagaaaaataatcacTCTGGCGCCTCCCTCACTGCAGCATAGTCAGCACTTTTGGTCTCTTCACCTGCTGCCTTGCTCAGATGTGAGTCAGGCtgtcagagaggcagaaaacGGGAGGGCAGACACGACCTCAGGCATGAAGGGTGATAATGAGAGGGCGGCGAGAGAAAGGGGGGGTGAAACGACGGCTGAGAACGTGACCGCGCGGATGGGTCCTCGAGACACTTGGCGTCTGTACGGATGACAATGCGTTTGACCTTTCACCCCGTTTCACACAGCGCTCCAAGGCCGTGTCTGAGATGCCTGCCATAGCAACCGTGTCtgaggacgatgatgaagatgaggcagAGCCCCCTCCGGTGATCGCCCCCCGTCCAGAACACACAAAATCAGtaaggatacacacacacacacacacacacacacacacacacacactcaaacagggTGTTTTACGAAGCAGCTTTTCTACATCTCTTAGATATACACTCGCTCTGTGATCGAGCCCCTCCCCATTCTTCCGACCAAAGACGCCGCGACTTCTCCCATCTCGGCGCCGACGGCGGCTGCCTCCAGCGTTACCCCGACACCTTCGGCTGAGGGGGCACCCAGCAGCCCTCCTAGTGCAAGCCCCGCCCCCGGGCCTTCCGCAGCCCGCCCCCAGgacaaaaccaggaaaaagaaaatgtcggATGAGGAGATCCTGGAAAAACTCCGTAAGTTTATCAAACCTGCAGAACGGTGGAGCAAAGTTATTTTAAACCAACAACAGTCTGGAGACTATCAcatgtttttaaattcaaaaaaGTAAAGATCGGATGGCAAAAAAGACTAGAAATACTCAAAACAAAAGTTTCTGGACTGGATTATTATAATTTATTCATCATGTGTGAAAGGAACATTGAAAAGCTCTGATGTTGCTTCAAGGGTTAATCAACAGCAGTTAAATTTAAAGTTTAAGAAGAGTTTAGTCAGGGGCCCCAACCTTCCCTCTGTGGGAAATGGCCGTGAGCATTTGAGCATTTTGTGTTATTACATGcaacattattgttattacatgcacaaatgtgtgtgtgtgcttttgttaGATTGAGTCATATGTAGTGTTCAGCTGTTCAATAGCCGTTCTGAACAGTTGGATGTCAGTGCTGTGTGAAATGCTAATTATTTATTACAGTGAAGGGATTCATATCCAGAAGCTCGATAGCATCTTGAAGAAACACGTTTAGAATCAAATTGAAAACAACGATGGACGCTGATTGGATAAATTCCCAATGCGGTGTGTGAAAATCAGTGATTGGCAGCTGCCCTGACTCGGAAATTAGATCTTTGCTTTTAAATCTATGATATATACACATTAAAATTTACAGTTTCAAACTAGAACTGAAGAAACCGAGGTGGGGTGGCGCCCTATCGCCCTCTGTTGGCCAGACATTTCCCACAGGAGTCTTACTTTTTGATACATTTTCTGTATCATTCATACGCTAAATAAGTGAAATTGCCATTTTCAATGTCCATTATTTTAAATGGCATTATTGGAATGGTTTGAAATTGACCTTGAAAGTCCTTGAAATGAACTTGAACTTGTCCATAGAATATGCTTTACAGCCCGCTTTACATGCCACGCCACACAGTGGCGACCAGAATACACGTTATTCGTGTATTAAAACCATTTTAGGGATGCATTACATCAGTGAAAGTCCTCTAAATGATAGAAGGGGGACAGAagaagtttgtgtgtgtcttctaGAAAATGTCGCACTGTGGggagaagtgaggacattttggctggtcctcgcGACTCCAAAGGcttgtcctcacaaagataggacaaatgttggtgtgtgaagaggaagggCCTGTGGTGTTATAGCTGCAGAGGTTCACTGAGGACAGCTTGTATGTGCTAAATTTAACAGCACCGCCCCATCCCACAATCACTGAAGTTTGAAGTTATTTTAGGCCTAATCTGGTTGGTTGGGCCTTTAGAACCAGATTTATGAATAATATTTAACTGCATTTTTGTATAAATTAATAAGTGCACATTTTAAAGTTGCCAAAATCAAAATTACTCAACATAGACATGCTTTAATAAGTTATAGAGATGCAGGTCCTCCTCTAAAATgcagttttgctttgtttgccTATGACGTTAGTGTATCAAGACAAGTCCATCAGAAGAAGTTTGTCCAGTCTGTCTTGGAATGTAATTGAAAGTTTACTAAAGAAAAGAGCAGTGTGTGGTTTTATTGTGACAGGTGACTCATATTCTTCAGGTTAACTGATAACAACTGAtggaaatgtaaaagaaaaggaattaCACTTTTTGTTACACTTGTTATTAGTTATTTTTCTAAAAGAACACTTAAACCACATGGGTGTCATCGTTTACCATAGAAATGTAACTTTCCAGAATTACTTTTGGAGCATTTAAAGCAAAACCTTGCATTTAGTTCCCCTCCTGTATGTGTCCCATTATTAAAACAAGCTGCTGTGGTTTTGTGTTCAGTAAATAAAAAcctattatttttaaatcatgcCCACGCCTGCCTAGATGTGCTCagagctccctctgctggtaaGAACAGGACACTGCCTGTATCTGACAGGCGTGTCCCCGCCCCCACTCTCCCATCCTCACATCTGATTGGTTGCTCCTGTCTGGTCTCCTGATTGGCTCCAAGTTTTCCCCTTCAATCTCTTTCCTGCTGAAGAGTTATTTAGGATTTATCCTTTCAAGTTCTttgtcttctccctcctctctgttaTTGATTCTTCTTGAGATTGGAACATTTTCCTTCACTCCGTTCTACCTTTGTCTtctcagctctctctcccaGTCAGCATGTTGCATTGAATGCAGTGAATATGTTGCCGATTGGAtaaaaatacagcagaaaaaaaattgCCAGCTCAAGAAACcttttaagtctttttttttaaaaaatcaatcatGAACtgaggtgttttttcttttctttctgttcgTCGCAGGGACAATTGTGAGCGTAGGAGACCCTAAAAAGAAATATAGCCATTTTGAGAAGATTGGACAAGGGTAAGCCACAAGTCAGTTAGGTAACAATGAGATAGCTGATAATCATTAAAGAGTTGATGTCGGGTTTGCCTGTTTAACCTGGACATCTGTGTTTTTAGAGCCTCTGGAACTGTGTACACAGCGATTGACATCGCTACAGGACAGGAGGTGGGTGTCATGTTTCAGaccatttcattttcttcattttcagaccattttcctctctgctttaTTCATACTTTAATCAGTCTTGTTGATTTATCTGGGAGTGCTTGCTGGGTTTAACTGTTGTTTATCCCCTTAAGGTTGCTATTAAACAgatgaacctgcagcagcagcccaagAAGGAATTGATCATCAATGAGATTCTGGTGATGAGGGAAAATAAGAACCCAAACATAGTCAActacctggacaggtgagaAAATGCTCCAGCTAAAAATACGCAGTAATTATGTAGCATGTTGCATCCACAACACTTGATTGTCTAATTTGCACAGTTACCTGGTGGGTGATGAGCTGTGGGTGGTGATGGAGTATCTGGCCGGGGGCTCATTAACTGATGTCGTCACGGAAACCTGCATGGATGAAGCCCAGATAGCTGCGGTGTGCAGAGAGGTGAGCGCTACCTGTACCCGTCTGCGTAGGTACACGCATCCCAGTTAAGTTCCCAAGGTCTTGCAAAGGTAAAATGTATGAAAGAACAGCTGATTTAttgtaaagaaaatgaaatgtttagtgGAGCGCTCACTGCTGTTGACACCTCTGATCTGTTGCCCTCAATCACAAGTGTTTGTCCGTTTCACGCGCCACAACTCAAAGGTCTTTTGATCCACCAGTGGACTTCTGTCCCACCACCAGCAGGTCTATAAACAATAAGATCTGAAACGCCCCAGTCCCCGCGAACACTGTCTACGCCCACTGAACTGGTTGTTATCGTACGGTTGGGTGTCCAGTAAAGTTTGGCAGATATGTTGCATTTACGGAACCTTTCTGTCCGTTCtcctctgcagtgtctgcaAGCCTTGGAGTTCCTCCACTCAAATCAGGTGATCCATCGGGACATCAAGAGTGACAACATCCTGCTGGGCATGGACGGCTCCGTCAAACTCAGTCAGTCTAAAGCGCCTCATTATCTTCCTCCTCCGGTTTCACTCGGACCTGTGGAGAGTCATCGTTGTTCCCAAACTTATGTTTTCATCTCTTATTCTC encodes:
- the pak1 gene encoding serine/threonine-protein kinase PAK 1, giving the protein MSDNGEVEDKPPAPPMRNTSTMIGSSIKDPTPLNHSSKPLPPNPEDKKKKDRSIRFILTGGGDKTYKKKERPEISLPSDFEHTIHVGFDAVTGEFTGMPEQWARLLQTSNITKLEQKKNPQAVLDVLKFYDSKETANSQKYMSFTDKNTDPYCSSATMRSKAVSEMPAIATVSEDDDEDEAEPPPVIAPRPEHTKSIYTRSVIEPLPILPTKDAATSPISAPTAAASSVTPTPSAEGAPSSPPSASPAPGPSAARPQDKTRKKKMSDEEILEKLRTIVSVGDPKKKYSHFEKIGQGASGTVYTAIDIATGQEVAIKQMNLQQQPKKELIINEILVMRENKNPNIVNYLDSYLVGDELWVVMEYLAGGSLTDVVTETCMDEAQIAAVCRECLQALEFLHSNQVIHRDIKSDNILLGMDGSVKLTDFGFCAQITPEQSKRSTMVGTPYWMAPEVVTRKAYGPKVDIWSLGIMAIEMIEGEPPYLNENPLRALYLIATNGTPELQHPEKLSTIFRDFLNQCLEMDVEKRGSAKELLQHQFLKMAKPLSSLTPLIVAAKEVAKNNR